In a single window of the Nicotiana tomentosiformis chromosome 8, ASM39032v3, whole genome shotgun sequence genome:
- the LOC104099499 gene encoding TPR repeat-containing thioredoxin TTL1 gives MSHSGKPISEMGFDSLADRLRNSLLSSCNINEEEEKNDNKPDFRELDLGSPVSPLITRTSRLSTSTTTTTTTTTTSSRSSSSSGSGSGRNVSYSGPKRSDSSHSGELSGSGSAESSPTVRGLKPGHGRSDSGNTHPLIYSGGCSVTSPVGNALPAGNICPSGKILKTGMACKSTKTDVLGTGTANYGHGSIMRGGAGPKSAVDGGSGHTMNSRGFTVGETVKRGSFTNDSDELKRIGNENYKKGNFIEALNIYDKAIAISPGNAALHCNRAAALMALNRLGEAVKECEEAIRLDPSYVRAHQRLGSLLLSLGQVENARSHFFSLGHKPDQAELQKLQAVEKHISKCTDARRVRDWKSTLREAEAATASGADASPQLFACRAEAYLKLHKLEDAELCLSKINKFEPSVVACQSKFFGMLSEAYVFFVQAQIEMARGRFENALTSIERAAQVDPRSIDVSVLLNNVRLVGQARGRGNNLFKSERYTEACAAYGEGLMRDSSNSVLYCNRAACWYKLGQWEKSLDDCNQALIIQPNYTKALLRRAASNAKLERWAEAVRDYEVLRRELPNDNEVAESLFHAQVALKKSHGEDVYNMKFGGEVELVSGLQQFRAAISSSGASVVHFKAASNLQCKQISSFLDTLSTKFPSISFLKVDVEESPTIATAENIRIVPTFKIYKNGSRVKEMVCPSPEVLESSVRHYSI, from the exons atgtcGCATTCTGGAAAGCCCATATCGGAAATGGGTTTTGACTCGTTAGCTGATCGGTTGAGAAACTCATTACTGAGTAGTTGTAATATTAACGAAGAGGAGGAGAAGAACGATAACAAGCCCGATTTTCGAGAACTGGATCTGGGTTCACCCGTTTCACCATTAATAACCCGAACGAGTCGACTCAGTacctccaccaccaccaccactactactactactacaagTAGCAGATCTAGCTCATCATCTGGATCCGGGTCGGGTCGAAATGTGTCATATTCGGGTCCTAAAAGGTCTGATTCGAGCCATTCCGGCGAACTTTCGGGTTCGGGTTCAGCCGAGAGCTCGCCTACAGTACGTGGGCTCAAACCGGGTCATGGGCGGTCCGATTCGGGAAATACACATCCGTTAATTTACTCCGGCGGATGCTCCGTCACTTCCCCTGTCGGTAATGCGCTTCCGGCTGGCAATATTTGCCCGTCCGGCAAGATTTTGAAAACCGGCATGGCTTGTAAATCCACAAAGACTGATGTTTTAGGGACCGGAACGGCTAATTACGGCCATGGCAGCATAATGCGCGGCGGTGCGGGTCCAAAATCCGCCGTCGATGGCGGTTCTGGCCATACTATGAATTCAAGAGGATTTACTGTTGGTGAGACAGTAAAAAGAGGGAGTTTTACTAATGATTCAGATGAGTTGAAAAGAATAGGGAATGAGAATTACAAGAAGGGTAATTTTATTGAAGCTTTGAATATTTATGATAAAGCCATTGCTATTTCTCCGGGCAATGCTGCATTACATTGTAATCGAGCTGCTGCCTTAATGGCTTTGAACCGGCTAGGGGAGGCAGTGAAGGAATGTGAGGAAGCCATTAGGCTGGATCCATCGTATGTTAGAGCACACCAACGATTAGGATCTTTGTTACTTAG TTTAGGACAGGTTGAAAATGCAAGGAGTCACTTTTTTTCCCTAGGTCATAAGCCAGATCAAGCGGAGTTGCAGAAGTTGCAAGCGGTGGAGAAACATATCAGCAAATGCACTGATGCCCGGAGAGTTAGAGATTGGAAAAGTACATTAAGAGAAGCTGAGGCAGCAACCGCTTCTGGAGCTGATGCATCTCCTCAG CTATTTGCATGTAGAGCGGAAGCTTATTTGAAGTTACACAAATTGGAGGATGCTGAATTGTGCCTATCAAAAATTAACAAGTTCGAACCATCTGTTGTAGCTTGCCAATCAAAATTTTTTGGGATGCTCTCTGAAGCATACGTATTCTTTGTTCAGGCTCAGATTGAGATGGCTCGGGGAAG GTTTGAAAATGCACTTACTTCCATTGAGAGAGCTGCACAAGTTGACCCTCGAAGTATTGATGTTTCTGTTTTACTCAACAATGTGAGGCTGGTGGGGCAAGCTCGTGGTCGCGGCAACAATCTATTTAAATCTGAAAGATATACAGAAGCTTGTGCTGCTTATGGGGAAGGGCTCATGCGCGATTCTTCAAATTCGGTTCTCTACTGCAATAGAGCAGCTTGCTGGTATAAACTCGGGCAGTGGGAAAAATCTCTGGATGATTGCAACCAAGCTCTCATTATCCAGCCAAATTATACTAAAGCTCTACTTCGACGAGCTGCCTCAAATGCTAAG CTGGAAAGATGGGCGGAAGCTGTGAGAGATTACGAGGTTTTGAGGAGGGAACTTCCAAATGACAATGAGGTTGCGGAATCATTGTTCCATGCCCAAGTTGCATTAAAGAAGTCACATGGAGAAGATGTTTACAATATGAAATTTGGTGGGGAGGTGGAGCTGGTGTCGGGTCTCCAGCAGTTCCGGGCTGCGATTTCATCATCTG GTGCATCTGTGGTCCATTTTAAAGCGGCATCCAACCTACAATGCAAGCAGATATCCTCTTTCTTGGACACCTTAAGCACCAAATTCCCTTCAATAAGTTTTCTCAAG GTGGATGTGGAAGAGAGCCCAACAATCGCTACAGCAGAGAATATTAGAATAGTACCTACATTTAAGATTTACAAAAATGGTAGCCGCGTGAAGGAGATGGTTTGCCCAAGTCCAGAGGTGTTGGAGTCATCGGTGAGGCATTACAGCATTTAA